The following proteins are co-located in the Luteolibacter rhizosphaerae genome:
- a CDS encoding right-handed parallel beta-helix repeat-containing protein: protein MKLANFTIACSIVVISLGSLSGAERRVTGVKGLEEACQNAAPGDEIILAKGVYTISEKSRILIAGRPGPVTVRGASAKSGDVVVEGLGQDNEAVQVVFELTDSPKWTFRDLTTRNSFYHGFKLNGSSTDCILRNVVMRDHGESGVKGTSDPSAKTYPDRLLVEGCDIGFTRPSGGTRSVVEGIDGVAVAGWTVRGSRFLNVQKSGGAAYGVFTKGNSIDTVIENNRFENCFIGASFGGGGTGAAYFRDGDQTLEHRGGSIRNNIFQSTSDAAIYLNKANGGTIAGNKMVACAMNIQLRYPETKAYIKEGNATDNSEEPLVRLRDGASVFKDVPEK from the coding sequence ATGAAGCTCGCGAATTTCACGATAGCCTGCTCGATTGTCGTCATCTCACTCGGCTCACTCTCTGGAGCAGAACGAAGGGTGACGGGAGTAAAAGGCTTGGAGGAAGCATGCCAGAACGCCGCGCCTGGTGATGAGATCATCCTGGCAAAAGGGGTTTACACGATTTCCGAAAAGTCGAGAATCCTCATCGCAGGTCGTCCCGGCCCCGTTACCGTCCGGGGTGCTTCCGCCAAGTCCGGAGACGTTGTGGTCGAGGGCCTGGGGCAGGACAATGAGGCGGTTCAAGTGGTATTTGAGCTGACCGATTCGCCGAAATGGACTTTCCGTGATCTTACAACGCGAAACTCCTTCTATCATGGTTTCAAATTGAACGGCTCATCGACAGATTGCATTCTTAGGAATGTTGTCATGCGGGATCATGGCGAATCAGGAGTGAAGGGAACCAGCGATCCATCAGCGAAAACTTACCCTGACCGCCTCCTTGTAGAAGGCTGCGATATCGGCTTCACACGTCCTAGTGGCGGGACTCGCAGTGTCGTGGAGGGAATTGACGGGGTGGCCGTTGCAGGTTGGACGGTTCGCGGAAGCCGCTTTCTAAACGTGCAAAAGTCGGGCGGGGCGGCCTACGGAGTCTTCACTAAGGGAAATTCGATCGACACGGTAATCGAGAACAATCGATTCGAGAACTGCTTCATCGGAGCATCCTTCGGGGGCGGAGGAACGGGAGCCGCCTACTTCAGGGATGGCGACCAGACGCTAGAGCACCGCGGCGGTTCCATTCGGAACAATATCTTCCAGAGCACCAGCGATGCAGCGATTTATCTTAATAAAGCCAATGGCGGCACCATCGCAGGAAACAAGATGGTGGCTTGCGCCATGAACATTCAATTGCGGTATCCCGAGACAAAGGCCTACATCAAAGAAGGAAATGCTACCGACAATTCGGAAGAGCCCCTGGTCCGCCTGCGAGACGGAGCAAGCGTATTTAAAGACGTCCCGGAGAAGTGA